Proteins from one Embleya scabrispora genomic window:
- a CDS encoding Tellurium resistance gives MPLFDWRRGLIEREPDHGGHKVALTRSTPEVSLTQAGSATGTLRVNLHWNPQVEQAPPRQRSGGLFRPLAVQSPPLPQKIDLDLGCMWEMSDGSKGVVQALGNLYGQFSQPPYVRLDTDDRSGSASGETLFINIDQARNVRRLLIFVYIYEGIPAFDQVNGVVTLFPNAGLPIEVRLDEHAREAHTCAVAVVENHGDDIVVRREVRYVHGYQAELDREYGWGLLWARGYK, from the coding sequence ATGCCGCTTTTCGACTGGCGTCGGGGATTGATCGAACGCGAGCCGGACCACGGCGGGCACAAGGTAGCGCTGACCCGCTCGACCCCCGAGGTCTCGCTGACCCAGGCGGGCTCGGCGACCGGCACGCTGCGGGTCAACCTGCACTGGAACCCGCAGGTCGAGCAGGCGCCGCCGCGACAGCGCAGCGGCGGGCTGTTCCGGCCGCTTGCGGTGCAGTCGCCGCCGCTGCCGCAGAAGATCGACCTCGACCTGGGCTGCATGTGGGAGATGTCCGACGGCTCCAAGGGCGTGGTCCAGGCGCTCGGCAACCTCTACGGGCAGTTCAGCCAGCCGCCGTACGTGCGCCTGGACACCGACGACCGCTCCGGATCGGCGTCGGGCGAGACGCTGTTCATCAACATCGACCAGGCGCGCAATGTGCGCCGACTGCTCATCTTCGTCTACATCTACGAGGGCATTCCGGCGTTCGACCAGGTCAACGGCGTGGTCACGCTGTTCCCGAACGCGGGTCTGCCGATCGAGGTGCGGCTGGACGAGCACGCGCGCGAGGCGCACACCTGCGCGGTGGCGGTGGTGGAGAACCACGGCGACGACATCGTGGTCCGCCGCGAGGTCCGCTACGTGCACGGCTATCAGGCCGAGTTGGACCGCGAGTACGGGTGGGGTCTGCTGTGGGCGCGCGGCTACAAGTGA
- a CDS encoding 4'-phosphopantetheinyl transferase family protein: protein MGPAECVVWWAEPDPDAVARAWFDAAERARYERYRRPADRARFATARALARRVLAARLDVAPGEVRFDTTCRLCGCDRGKPRVVRGPSRLDFSISHAGERVVLAVVEGAEVGVDVERIATVAGILSSAELAAQGRLPARSRAVDAITRWTRKEALLKVYGLGLTVDPRRLTVSGAGEPPRLLEWPDPPEAARAAGVPGRLAAIDPDGGHPHHGQDAVRMYDLAPGVGYAATVALRGPGPDTVRERWVDAVSLPGGAAPDRSDAGAADGQ from the coding sequence GTGGGACCTGCCGAGTGTGTCGTGTGGTGGGCCGAGCCGGATCCCGACGCGGTCGCGCGGGCCTGGTTCGACGCGGCCGAGCGGGCCAGATACGAGCGGTATCGCCGCCCGGCCGACCGGGCCAGGTTCGCCACCGCCCGGGCGCTGGCCCGGCGGGTGCTGGCGGCCCGGCTCGACGTGGCCCCGGGCGAGGTGCGCTTCGATACGACCTGCCGGCTTTGCGGGTGCGACCGGGGCAAGCCGAGGGTGGTGCGTGGCCCGTCCCGGCTCGACTTCTCCATCTCGCACGCCGGGGAGCGGGTCGTGCTCGCGGTGGTCGAGGGCGCCGAGGTGGGCGTGGACGTGGAGCGGATCGCCACCGTCGCGGGCATCCTGTCGAGCGCCGAACTGGCCGCGCAGGGCCGGCTGCCGGCGCGCTCGCGGGCGGTCGACGCGATCACCCGGTGGACCCGCAAGGAGGCACTGCTCAAGGTGTACGGGCTCGGTCTGACCGTCGATCCGCGCCGGTTGACGGTGTCCGGCGCCGGCGAGCCGCCCCGATTGCTGGAGTGGCCGGATCCGCCGGAGGCGGCGCGTGCGGCGGGCGTGCCGGGCCGCCTTGCGGCGATCGACCCGGACGGCGGACATCCGCACCACGGGCAGGATGCGGTGCGGATGTACGACCTGGCGCCGGGCGTCGGCTACGCGGCGACGGTGGCGCTGCGCGGACCCGGGCCGGACACGGTGCGCGAGCGCTGGGTGGACGCGGTATCGCTGCCGGGCGGGGCGGCGCCGGACCGGTCAGACGCAGGCGCCGCGGACGGTCAGTAG
- a CDS encoding TetR/AcrR family transcriptional regulator translates to MPVAEPEEPEDPKEPKGTTKRRAARADATRNREAIIEAASEVLATRGTAVDVREIAARSGVGMGTLYRHFPKKEDLIRTVLHREFSRWADSARQTAIEARDPWAALTDFYRQALTGYARHSAIMENFALTWSVPDLDGIRQLRLVIEELRARATDVLRPGVTTDDLLLLLVSLGHAVQVTDDCRPHMWNRLLHISLAGLHADHREPLPTEPAPTPAAPKHRAATDPARDNSA, encoded by the coding sequence ATGCCAGTGGCCGAACCAGAAGAACCGGAAGACCCAAAAGAACCGAAAGGCACCACAAAACGCCGCGCGGCGCGCGCGGACGCGACCCGCAATCGCGAAGCGATCATCGAGGCCGCCTCGGAAGTCCTGGCCACCCGCGGCACCGCGGTGGACGTGCGCGAGATCGCCGCCCGCAGCGGAGTGGGCATGGGCACCCTCTACCGGCACTTCCCCAAGAAGGAAGACCTCATCCGCACCGTCCTGCACCGGGAATTCTCCCGATGGGCGGACTCCGCACGCCAAACGGCCATCGAGGCCCGAGACCCCTGGGCCGCCCTGACCGACTTCTACCGACAGGCCCTCACCGGCTACGCACGCCACAGCGCCATCATGGAAAACTTCGCCCTGACCTGGTCGGTCCCCGACCTCGACGGCATCCGGCAGCTTCGCCTGGTCATCGAGGAACTACGCGCCCGCGCCACCGACGTGCTGCGCCCCGGCGTGACCACCGACGACCTTCTGCTCCTGCTGGTCTCCCTGGGCCACGCCGTACAGGTCACCGACGACTGCCGCCCCCACATGTGGAACAGACTGCTGCACATCTCCCTCGCCGGCCTGCACGCCGACCACCGCGAGCCACTACCCACCGAGCCGGCACCGACACCCGCAGCACCAAAGCACCGAGCCGCCACCGACCCCGCCCGAGACAACTCGGCATGA
- a CDS encoding serine hydrolase domain-containing protein, with protein sequence MNPSTPDDLRTLLETHIAEGTPPGAVALLARGDRVEVRAAGSLDAAGTAPMARDSIFRIASLTKPVVAAAAMMLIEDGRITPDDPVDDLLPELADRSVVRTPSAAIDDVVPADRPITVLDLLTFRAGYGFPSDFSLPALVPLMERLGQGPPQPQQVPAPDEWMARLSEIPLLHQPGEGWLYNTCSDILGVLIARAAGRPLPEFLAERLFEPLGMVDTGFAVPPADLGRFTTCHLTDPDGSLRIVDAPTGQWSTPPAFPSGGGGLVSTVDDYHAFTRLLLAEGTVAGRRLLSPESIRRMTTNHLTPAQRRATDLFLEGQGWGFGGSVDIEAANAWNVPGRYGWIGGTGTTAHIVPTTGSTAILFTQVQLADPTPPALMRAFWQLAAHA encoded by the coding sequence ATGAACCCGAGCACCCCAGACGACCTGCGCACACTGCTCGAAACCCACATCGCCGAGGGAACACCCCCGGGCGCCGTGGCCCTGCTCGCCCGCGGCGACCGCGTCGAGGTACGGGCCGCCGGCTCCCTCGACGCCGCCGGCACCGCCCCGATGGCCCGGGACTCGATCTTCCGCATCGCGTCACTCACCAAGCCCGTCGTCGCCGCCGCGGCGATGATGCTGATCGAGGACGGCCGAATCACCCCGGACGACCCGGTCGACGACCTCCTCCCGGAACTGGCCGACCGAAGCGTGGTCCGCACGCCCTCCGCCGCGATCGACGACGTGGTCCCCGCCGATCGCCCGATCACCGTGCTCGACCTGCTCACGTTCCGGGCCGGCTACGGCTTCCCGAGCGACTTCTCGCTGCCCGCGCTCGTCCCGCTGATGGAAAGGCTGGGCCAGGGTCCGCCGCAGCCGCAACAGGTCCCCGCGCCCGACGAGTGGATGGCGCGGCTGTCCGAGATCCCGCTACTCCACCAGCCGGGCGAGGGCTGGCTCTACAACACCTGTTCGGACATCCTCGGCGTACTGATCGCCCGGGCGGCCGGTCGTCCGCTGCCCGAATTCCTCGCCGAACGACTGTTCGAGCCTCTCGGCATGGTCGACACCGGCTTCGCGGTACCGCCCGCCGACCTGGGGCGGTTCACCACCTGCCACCTCACCGACCCGGACGGCAGCCTCCGTATCGTCGACGCCCCCACCGGCCAGTGGAGCACCCCGCCCGCCTTCCCGTCCGGTGGCGGCGGCCTGGTCTCCACCGTGGACGACTACCACGCCTTCACCCGCCTGCTCCTCGCCGAGGGCACCGTCGCCGGGCGGCGTCTGCTCTCGCCGGAGTCGATCCGCCGGATGACCACCAACCACCTGACCCCGGCGCAGCGCAGGGCCACCGACCTGTTCCTGGAGGGCCAGGGATGGGGCTTCGGCGGCTCCGTCGACATCGAGGCCGCCAACGCGTGGAACGTCCCCGGCCGCTACGGATGGATCGGCGGCACCGGCACCACGGCCCACATCGTCCCGACGACCGGCAGCACCGCCATCCTCTTCACCCAGGTACAACTCGCGGATCCCACCCCTCCCGCCCTGATGCGCGCGTTCTGGCAACTCGCCGCCCACGCCTGA
- a CDS encoding DUF475 domain-containing protein yields MVIRTFGWSFAVTAVGLAVAAYFWGATGFGIVLILSILEISLSFDNAVVNATILKKMNAFWQKMFLTVGILIAVFGMRLVFPLLIVCLTAGMSPTDVVDLAFHEDKMIDGMTYANHLDEAHPAIAAFGGLFLLMIFLDFMFDEEREHHWVGPLERFTGKLGKLDVLSTLIALVVLVVVAQSIAPAHKEGTVMVAGVLGLIAYLAVGGLSDYFESHGTLGEINAEEDEDDEAEEGAEAARPARSGPNDAQLAAGKAAFFMFLYLEVLDASFSFDGVVGAFAITQDLLMITLGLGIGAMYIRSLTVYLVRQGTLDDYVYLEHGAMYAIGALAGILLASIKWEIHEVITGVVGVGFIGVALISSIVRNKRIGHVPGQNGEAKTKAGVA; encoded by the coding sequence GTGGTAATCCGTACGTTCGGCTGGTCGTTCGCTGTGACGGCGGTCGGTCTCGCCGTCGCCGCCTATTTCTGGGGAGCGACCGGATTCGGCATCGTGCTGATCCTGTCGATCCTCGAGATCTCGTTGTCTTTCGACAACGCTGTAGTAAATGCCACGATCCTCAAGAAGATGAATGCCTTCTGGCAGAAGATGTTCCTGACGGTCGGCATTCTCATCGCCGTCTTCGGCATGCGTCTCGTCTTCCCGCTGCTCATCGTGTGTCTGACCGCCGGCATGAGTCCGACGGACGTGGTGGACCTCGCGTTCCACGAGGACAAGATGATCGACGGGATGACCTACGCGAACCACCTGGACGAGGCGCACCCGGCGATCGCCGCCTTCGGCGGGCTGTTCCTGCTGATGATCTTCCTGGACTTCATGTTCGACGAGGAGCGCGAGCACCACTGGGTCGGCCCGCTGGAACGGTTCACCGGCAAGCTCGGCAAGCTCGACGTGCTGTCCACGCTGATCGCGCTGGTCGTCCTGGTGGTCGTGGCGCAGTCGATCGCGCCCGCGCACAAGGAGGGCACGGTCATGGTGGCGGGCGTGCTCGGCCTGATCGCCTACCTGGCCGTCGGCGGCCTCTCCGACTACTTCGAGTCGCACGGCACGCTCGGTGAGATCAACGCCGAAGAGGACGAGGACGACGAGGCCGAGGAGGGCGCCGAGGCCGCCCGGCCCGCGCGCAGCGGCCCGAACGACGCGCAACTGGCCGCCGGCAAGGCCGCGTTCTTCATGTTCCTCTACCTCGAGGTGCTCGACGCGTCGTTCTCCTTCGACGGTGTGGTCGGCGCGTTCGCCATCACCCAGGACCTGCTGATGATCACGCTGGGTCTGGGCATCGGCGCGATGTACATCCGTTCGCTCACCGTCTACCTGGTGCGCCAGGGCACGCTGGACGACTACGTGTACCTGGAGCACGGCGCGATGTACGCGATCGGCGCGCTCGCCGGCATCCTCCTGGCGTCGATCAAGTGGGAGATCCACGAGGTCATCACCGGCGTGGTCGGGGTCGGCTTCATCGGCGTCGCGCTGATCTCCTCGATCGTGCGGAACAAGCGGATCGGGCACGTCCCCGGGCAGAACGGCGAGGCCAAGACCAAGGCCGGCGTCGCCTAG
- a CDS encoding lytic polysaccharide monooxygenase auxiliary activity family 9 protein — MRKSTILATLSASVLALPFLLPASSASAHGYISSPASRSALCGEGKVKRCGDIQWEPQSVEGPKGYPAGGPPDGQLCAGADGRWAPLDNPRNGAWPTTPLTSGASFSFTWEIEARHSTTSFRYYITKPTWNPATPISRAQIESTPFLTVPYHGAQPAAHQVHTGTLPAGRTGRALIFAVWDVDDTDNAFYSCSDVTF; from the coding sequence ATGCGCAAGAGCACCATCCTGGCCACGCTGAGCGCTTCGGTGCTCGCCCTGCCGTTCCTGCTGCCGGCGTCCTCCGCCTCCGCCCACGGGTACATCTCCAGCCCCGCCAGCCGCTCCGCGTTGTGCGGCGAGGGCAAGGTCAAGCGCTGCGGCGACATCCAGTGGGAGCCGCAGAGCGTCGAGGGCCCCAAGGGTTACCCCGCGGGTGGACCGCCCGACGGGCAGCTGTGCGCCGGCGCGGACGGCCGCTGGGCCCCGCTCGACAATCCGCGCAACGGCGCCTGGCCGACCACCCCGCTCACCTCCGGCGCCTCGTTCAGCTTCACCTGGGAGATCGAGGCCCGGCACTCGACCACGTCGTTCCGCTACTACATCACCAAGCCGACCTGGAATCCCGCGACCCCGATCAGCCGCGCCCAGATCGAGAGCACCCCGTTCCTGACCGTCCCGTACCACGGTGCCCAGCCCGCCGCACACCAGGTGCACACCGGCACCCTCCCGGCCGGCCGCACCGGCCGCGCGCTGATCTTCGCCGTCTGGGACGTCGACGACACCGACAACGCGTTCTACTCCTGCTCCGACGTGACCTTCTGA
- a CDS encoding HAD family hydrolase, protein MNVLVASDLDRTLIYSKAAARLGLGPEEPTPELVCVEEYEGAPMSFVTRRASELLAELAEHSTFVPTTTRTREQYGRIVLPGRAPEFAICANGGHLLVHGESDPDWHAGVRKTLAAKAAPLPEVIAHLEVVARPEWTLKLRVAEDLFGYLVVERAALPPEFVPELTEWANARGYGVSLQGRKLYLVPDALTKGDAVREVARRASADAVFAAGDSLLDIELLRAAVAGVRPGHGELADSGWSAPHVEALTAMGLSAGERIAEWLLERSRVGVGR, encoded by the coding sequence GTGAACGTGCTGGTGGCCAGTGACCTGGACCGGACCCTGATCTACTCGAAGGCCGCCGCGCGGCTGGGGCTGGGCCCCGAGGAGCCGACGCCCGAGCTGGTGTGCGTGGAGGAGTACGAGGGCGCGCCGATGTCCTTCGTGACCCGCCGGGCGAGCGAGCTGCTGGCCGAACTCGCCGAGCACAGCACGTTCGTGCCCACCACCACGCGCACCCGGGAGCAGTACGGGCGGATCGTACTGCCCGGCCGGGCACCGGAGTTCGCCATCTGCGCCAACGGCGGCCACCTGCTCGTGCACGGCGAGAGCGACCCGGACTGGCACGCGGGGGTGCGCAAGACGCTCGCCGCGAAGGCCGCGCCGCTGCCGGAGGTGATCGCCCACCTCGAAGTGGTCGCCCGGCCCGAGTGGACGCTCAAACTCCGGGTGGCCGAAGACCTGTTCGGCTATCTGGTGGTGGAACGGGCGGCGCTGCCGCCGGAGTTCGTGCCGGAGTTGACGGAGTGGGCGAACGCGCGCGGCTACGGTGTCTCGCTCCAAGGGCGCAAGCTCTACCTCGTCCCGGACGCGCTGACCAAGGGCGACGCGGTGCGCGAGGTGGCCCGACGGGCCTCGGCCGACGCGGTGTTCGCGGCCGGCGACTCGCTCCTGGACATCGAACTGCTGCGGGCCGCGGTCGCCGGGGTGCGGCCGGGGCACGGCGAACTGGCCGACAGCGGCTGGTCGGCGCCGCATGTGGAGGCGTTGACCGCGATGGGACTGTCCGCGGGGGAGCGGATCGCCGAGTGGCTGTTGGAGCGGAGTCGAGTCGGCGTCGGCCGGTGA
- a CDS encoding TerD family protein, with protein sequence MTQVMSKGANTALPARSVRMVLEWRPGAGVPDMDASALLLGADDKVRGDHDFVFYNQPRHPSGTVVHEGKHTAPDRCTDGVRVDVAALTPDVRHVIVAASADGGTIGAVPGLVLRLYDVDGGGELLNFPITGATTETAFVFGEIYRRGDQWKFRAVGQGYASGLAGLATDYGISVDDEPAPASAPPAPAPVPLPPVHQSPPTAPAPPPAPVFGNPPAPQPTYQDAAPTAVLPQYDRGAPPAPPARQQPAPPQGVLPVSGNAPYGGPSVPPPPRHDGPTIPPPPAPHTFGGPPPGYPQTPSAGAPVPPPPGPGGTPPQGFAQPPGTPSHGVAFQTPPGVMHMPPGGPQLPAPGQYPPAHGAPQPPGPYTPSHGAPQPPGQYPPGMTPPQGMGMPPQPHHGTPPQGHGGPPQLRRLDSPPQGPQFQG encoded by the coding sequence ATGACCCAGGTGATGTCCAAGGGAGCGAATACGGCCCTCCCCGCCCGGTCCGTGCGCATGGTCCTCGAATGGCGGCCGGGAGCCGGTGTCCCGGACATGGACGCCTCGGCCCTGCTGCTCGGCGCGGACGACAAGGTGCGCGGCGACCACGATTTCGTCTTCTACAACCAGCCCAGACACCCTTCCGGCACGGTCGTGCACGAGGGCAAGCACACCGCCCCCGACCGCTGCACCGACGGCGTCCGCGTGGATGTCGCCGCACTCACCCCGGATGTCCGGCACGTGATCGTGGCCGCGTCCGCCGACGGCGGCACGATCGGCGCGGTGCCCGGTCTGGTCCTTCGACTGTACGACGTCGACGGCGGCGGCGAGCTGCTCAACTTCCCGATCACCGGCGCGACCACCGAGACCGCGTTCGTGTTCGGCGAGATCTACCGGCGCGGCGACCAGTGGAAGTTCCGCGCGGTCGGCCAGGGCTACGCGAGCGGTCTCGCCGGTCTGGCCACCGACTACGGGATCAGCGTCGACGACGAACCGGCCCCCGCGAGCGCCCCGCCCGCCCCGGCTCCCGTACCGCTGCCGCCGGTGCACCAGTCGCCGCCCACCGCGCCGGCCCCGCCGCCGGCGCCGGTCTTCGGCAACCCCCCGGCGCCGCAGCCGACCTACCAGGACGCGGCCCCCACCGCCGTGCTGCCGCAGTACGACCGGGGCGCCCCGCCCGCCCCGCCCGCGCGGCAGCAGCCGGCGCCGCCCCAGGGCGTGCTTCCCGTCTCGGGCAACGCGCCGTACGGCGGCCCCTCGGTGCCGCCCCCGCCGCGCCACGACGGCCCGACGATCCCGCCGCCGCCGGCCCCGCACACGTTCGGCGGCCCGCCCCCCGGCTACCCGCAGACGCCCTCCGCCGGCGCGCCCGTACCGCCGCCGCCCGGCCCGGGCGGCACCCCGCCGCAGGGCTTCGCCCAGCCTCCCGGCACCCCCTCGCACGGCGTCGCCTTCCAGACCCCGCCGGGCGTGATGCACATGCCCCCGGGCGGCCCGCAGCTCCCGGCCCCGGGGCAGTACCCGCCCGCACACGGCGCCCCGCAGCCCCCGGGCCCGTACACGCCCTCCCACGGCGCCCCGCAGCCCCCCGGGCAATACCCACCGGGCATGACCCCGCCGCAGGGCATGGGCATGCCCCCGCAGCCGCACCACGGCACCCCGCCCCAGGGCCACGGCGGTCCGCCCCAGTTGCGCCGCCTGGACTCGCCGCCGCAGGGCCCGCAGTTCCAGGGCTGA
- a CDS encoding type II toxin-antitoxin system PemK/MazF family toxin, which produces MVKFTFREIRRWLRGETGRSRLWWRISGPPTRPWSGAPGRSAGPWGRTPIPSPRPREWAPELPWPGEVWWALVPFAEVAGAKDRPCLVLSVQGDVALVAKITSRYHPAASGLIPLPPGSVDDRQGRQSYVDAREHRYVAFSDFRRCAGSVPPTVWHQVHRNVP; this is translated from the coding sequence ATGGTCAAGTTCACCTTTCGCGAGATCCGACGGTGGCTGCGGGGTGAAACGGGCCGGTCGCGCCTTTGGTGGCGCATATCCGGACCTCCGACCCGCCCCTGGAGCGGAGCGCCGGGCCGTTCGGCCGGTCCTTGGGGACGGACGCCGATCCCGTCGCCTCGCCCCCGGGAGTGGGCTCCCGAACTGCCGTGGCCGGGCGAAGTCTGGTGGGCACTGGTGCCCTTCGCCGAGGTCGCGGGCGCCAAGGATCGGCCGTGCCTGGTGTTATCCGTACAGGGCGATGTCGCGTTGGTCGCCAAGATCACCAGTAGGTACCATCCCGCAGCCTCGGGGTTGATCCCGCTTCCACCGGGCAGCGTCGACGATCGTCAGGGCCGCCAGAGTTACGTGGATGCCCGCGAACACCGCTACGTCGCTTTCTCCGACTTCCGCCGGTGTGCGGGGTCCGTTCCCCCGACCGTGTGGCACCAGGTGCACCGAAACGTTCCCTGA
- a CDS encoding TerD family protein has product MGVSLSKGGNVSLSKEAPGLTAVLVGLGWDVRTTTGTDFDLDASAILLNGSGQAPSDGHFVFFNNLKSPDGSVEHTGDNLTGEGEGDDETIKVNLAGVPADVERIVFPVSIYDAETRQQSFGQVRNAFIRIVNQADNKELARYDLTEDASTETAMVFGELYRNGAEWKFRAVGQGYASGLRGIAKDFGVNV; this is encoded by the coding sequence GTGGGCGTCAGCCTGAGCAAGGGCGGCAACGTCTCGCTCTCGAAGGAGGCTCCCGGCCTGACCGCCGTTCTCGTCGGCCTGGGTTGGGACGTGCGTACGACCACCGGCACGGACTTCGACCTCGACGCGAGCGCGATCCTGCTCAACGGAAGCGGCCAGGCGCCGTCGGACGGGCACTTCGTCTTCTTCAACAACCTGAAGAGCCCCGACGGCTCCGTCGAGCACACCGGCGACAACCTCACCGGTGAGGGCGAGGGCGACGACGAGACGATCAAGGTCAACCTCGCGGGTGTCCCCGCCGATGTCGAGCGGATCGTCTTCCCGGTCTCGATCTACGACGCCGAGACGCGGCAGCAGAGCTTCGGCCAGGTCCGCAACGCGTTCATTCGCATCGTGAACCAGGCCGACAACAAGGAACTCGCCCGGTACGACCTCACCGAGGACGCGTCGACCGAGACCGCGATGGTGTTCGGCGAGCTGTACCGCAACGGCGCGGAGTGGAAGTTCCGCGCGGTGGGCCAGGGCTACGCCTCGGGCCTGCGCGGCATCGCCAAGGACTTCGGAGTCAACGTCTGA
- a CDS encoding HpcH/HpaI aldolase/citrate lyase family protein, with the protein MRHFGYLDDAVRDHLFHREPETFDRDSDAGVLASALGATLYSPATRGTLATDIAKQAARGVTSMVLCLEDSIDDREVVGAEQNLVEQLAAFAGSGAEGPLLFIRVRHPEQITDLAERLGDSLDVLTGFVLPKFEPDSGARYLKALDEAIAMSGRRLFAMPVLESPSIAYIEHRRAVLAELAELIAVHRERILAVRIGATDFQSAYALRRSRDLTAYDVHLVAQLIGDIVNVFGRADGTGHVISGPVWEYFPQGERLFKPQLRRTPFAEAEDPEAVELRTRLISADLDGLIRELELDKANGLLGKTAIHPSHVAVIHAMSVVTHEEYCDAGDILAESAAGGGVLRSAYTNKMNEVKPHRAWAQAVMRRARAFGVAREDVTFVDLLAAGVME; encoded by the coding sequence ATGCGGCATTTCGGCTACCTGGACGATGCGGTCCGCGACCACCTGTTCCACCGCGAGCCGGAGACGTTCGACCGGGACAGCGATGCCGGCGTCCTCGCCTCGGCTCTCGGCGCGACCCTGTACAGCCCCGCGACGCGCGGGACGCTCGCGACGGACATCGCCAAGCAGGCCGCCCGCGGGGTGACCTCGATGGTGTTGTGCCTGGAGGACTCGATCGACGACCGCGAGGTGGTCGGCGCCGAGCAGAACCTGGTCGAGCAGTTGGCCGCGTTCGCCGGCTCCGGGGCCGAGGGGCCGCTGCTGTTCATCCGGGTCCGCCACCCCGAGCAGATCACCGACCTCGCGGAGCGGCTCGGCGACTCGCTCGACGTGCTGACCGGATTCGTGCTGCCCAAGTTCGAGCCGGACAGCGGCGCGCGCTACCTCAAGGCGCTGGACGAGGCGATCGCGATGAGTGGCCGCCGACTGTTCGCCATGCCCGTCCTGGAATCGCCGTCGATCGCCTACATCGAGCACCGCCGGGCCGTGCTCGCCGAACTCGCCGAGCTGATCGCCGTGCACCGCGAGCGCATCCTGGCGGTACGGATCGGGGCCACCGACTTCCAGTCCGCGTACGCGCTGCGCCGCTCGCGCGATCTGACCGCCTACGACGTGCACCTGGTGGCCCAGCTGATCGGCGACATCGTCAACGTCTTCGGGCGGGCCGACGGCACCGGACACGTGATCAGCGGGCCGGTGTGGGAGTACTTCCCGCAGGGCGAGCGGCTGTTCAAGCCACAGCTGCGGCGCACGCCGTTCGCCGAGGCCGAGGACCCGGAGGCGGTCGAGCTGCGCACCCGGCTGATCTCCGCCGACCTGGACGGGCTGATCCGCGAACTCGAACTGGACAAGGCCAACGGCCTGCTCGGCAAGACCGCGATCCACCCCAGCCACGTGGCGGTGATCCACGCGATGTCGGTGGTCACGCACGAGGAGTACTGCGACGCCGGCGACATCCTCGCGGAGAGCGCGGCCGGCGGCGGGGTGCTGCGCTCGGCGTACACCAACAAGATGAACGAGGTGAAGCCGCACCGCGCGTGGGCGCAGGCGGTCATGCGCCGAGCGCGCGCGTTCGGCGTGGCCCGCGAGGACGTCACGTTCGTGGACCTGCTCGCGGCGGGGGTCATGGAGTGA
- a CDS encoding PhzF family phenazine biosynthesis protein codes for MKTSAPDPAPTDAPLRYTAFSTDPNGGNPAGVVLDAGALTDRDMLTIAAELGYSETAFLTRTETEAGPGPGPEAGIKSGTGTAAESPAEAAVEPTTPRTYTVRYFSPLAEVSFCGHATIAAAIALAERIGPGPLAFTTPAGLVPVDVAPGPDGRLRATLTSVEPHHTPAPAADVAEALALLGWSADDLDPELPPGYAYAGAHHLILAAATRSRLADLDYDFDGLAAFMRARDLTTLQLVRRTSADTFHVRDPFPVGGVIEDPATGAAAAALGHYLRALSLVPARATLTLHQGDDLGRPGVLTVDLDEHDPRIRVSGPAVPIPTPTA; via the coding sequence ATGAAGACATCGGCCCCGGACCCGGCCCCCACCGACGCCCCGCTTCGCTACACCGCCTTCTCCACCGACCCGAACGGCGGCAACCCTGCCGGCGTGGTCCTGGACGCCGGCGCTCTGACCGACCGGGACATGCTCACGATCGCCGCCGAACTCGGCTACTCCGAAACAGCCTTCCTCACCCGAACCGAAACCGAAGCCGGACCCGGACCCGGACCCGAAGCCGGAATCAAAAGCGGAACCGGAACCGCAGCCGAATCCCCAGCCGAAGCCGCAGTCGAACCCACCACCCCCCGCACCTACACCGTCCGCTACTTCAGCCCCCTCGCCGAGGTCTCCTTCTGCGGCCACGCCACCATCGCCGCCGCGATCGCCCTCGCCGAGCGCATCGGCCCCGGCCCGCTCGCCTTCACCACCCCGGCGGGCCTCGTCCCGGTCGACGTAGCCCCCGGCCCCGACGGCCGGCTCCGCGCCACGCTCACCAGCGTCGAGCCGCACCACACCCCCGCCCCGGCCGCCGACGTCGCCGAAGCGCTGGCCCTGCTCGGCTGGAGCGCCGACGACCTCGACCCCGAACTGCCGCCCGGCTACGCCTACGCCGGTGCCCACCACCTGATCCTGGCCGCCGCGACCCGGTCCCGCCTGGCCGATCTGGATTACGACTTCGACGGCCTCGCCGCCTTCATGCGAGCCCGCGACCTGACCACGCTGCAACTGGTCCGACGCACCTCGGCGGACACCTTCCACGTCCGCGACCCGTTCCCCGTCGGCGGCGTGATCGAGGACCCGGCCACCGGCGCCGCCGCGGCCGCCCTCGGCCACTACCTGCGCGCCCTGTCCCTGGTCCCCGCGCGAGCCACCCTGACCCTGCACCAGGGCGACGACCTCGGCCGCCCCGGCGTACTCACCGTCGACCTCGACGAACACGACCCCCGCATCCGCGTATCCGGCCCGGCCGTCCCGATCCCCACCCCGACCGCCTGA